From Asterias rubens chromosome 20, eAstRub1.3, whole genome shotgun sequence, one genomic window encodes:
- the LOC117303877 gene encoding COP9 signalosome complex subunit 4-like yields the protein MAASIKQQLLALVNTGCAPKDLTEKYRKILADVLKLKENDLREGLQSLIEALVNETVSLVISRQLLTEVSNHLSTLTDEISKKVCHFMIEKVQPRVVSFEEQVATVRQHLSGIFEREQAWRDAANILVGIPLETGQKQYSVDYKLETYLKIARLYLEDDDPVNAEAYIKRASLLQAESTNEQLHIHYKVCYARVLDYRRKFIEAAQRYNELSFKTIIAEEERMQALKHALHCTILASAGQQRSRMLATLFKDERCQQLPSYGILEKMYLDRIIRSNQLQEFAALLQPHQKATTADGSSILDRAVIEHNLLSASKLYNNITFEELGALLEIPPAKAEKIASQMISEGRMNGSIDQIDSIVHFESRETLPQWDKQIQNLCLQVNTIIEKINQHAPDWIACISETQMT from the exons ATGGCGGCGTCCATCAAACAACAACTTTTAGCTCTGGTCAATACTGGGTGTGCTCCTAAAGATTTAACAGAGAA GTATCGTAAAATTCTGGCTGATGTTCTAAAGTTGAAGGAGAATGATCTGAGAGAGGGTCTCCAATCATTAATTGAAGCCT TGGTGAATGAAACTGTCAGTCTGGTCATCTCAAGACAGTTATTGACAGAGGTGTCCAACCATCTTAGCACATTGACAGATGAAATCTCCAAGAAAGTTTGCCATTTTATGATTGAGAAGGTTCAACCTAGAGTGGTGTCTTTTGAAGAGCAG GTAGCCACAGTGAGGCAGCATCTATCTGGTATATTTGAGAGGGAACAGGCATGGAGAGACGCGGCCAATATTCTTGTTGGTATCCCTCTGGAGACTGGACAGAA GCAATATTCTGTGGATTACAAGTTGGAAACCTATTTGAAGATTGCCCGCCTGTATCTTGAAGATGATGACCCAGTGAATGCTGAAGCATACATCAAAAGAGCTTCATTATTACAAGCTGAATCCACTAATGAACAACTTCATATTCATTACAAG GTATGTTATGCTAGAGTTCTTGATTATAGACGGAAGTTCATTGAGGCAGCCCAGCGGTATAATGAGCTATCCTTCAAAACAATCATTGCAGAAGAAGAGAGAATGCAAGCATTGAAGCATGCATTGCATTGTACCATCCTGGCATCAGCAG GTCAGCAGCGTTCTCGTATGTTAGCTACCCTATTCAAGGATGAAAGATGTCAGCAGCTGCCTTCTTATGGCATCTTAGAGAAGATGTACCTAGATCGCATCATAAGGAGCAATCAATTACAGGAATTTGCTGCTCTCTTACAGCCTCACCAAAAAGCAACAACTGCAGATG GTTCTAGTATCCTTGACCGTGCTGTGATTGAGCACAATCTGCTATCTGCAAGCAAGCTATATAATAATATCACATTTGAAGAGCTTGGAGCACTCCTTGAAATACCTCCTGCTAAA GCAGAGAAGATTGCATCCCAGATGATTTCTGAAGGTCGAATGAATGGCAGCATTGACCAGATTGATAGCATCGTACATTTTGAAT CTCGTGAGACACTACCGCAGTGGGACAAACAGATACAGAATCTCTGCCTTCAAGTCAACACTATCATTGAGAAGATTAATCAGCATGCACCAGACTGGATTGCTTGTATCTCAGAGACTCAGATGACATGA